In a genomic window of Gossypium arboreum isolate Shixiya-1 chromosome 7, ASM2569848v2, whole genome shotgun sequence:
- the LOC108467656 gene encoding axial regulator YABBY 1-like, whose translation MSSSSAAFSPDHVSPSDQLCYVHCNFCDTVLAVSVPCTSLFKTVTVRCGHCTNLLSVNMLGLLLPTTNQHHVGHSFFTPHNLLEEIRSSATTNMVINQPNPNNSLMPPIHGGAEDIPKPPVVNRPPEKRQRVPSAYNRFIKDEIQRIKAGNPDISHREAFSAAAKNWAHFPHIHFGLMPDQPVKKTNVHQQEGEEMVMKDGFFAPKNVGVTPYQTSPNYC comes from the exons atgTCTTCCTCATCAGCTGCTTTTTCACCGGACCACGTCTCTCCCTCCGATCAGCTCTGTTACGTCCATTGCAACTTCTGTGACACTGTTCTCGCT GTGAGTGTTCCTTGCACTAGCTTGTTCAAGACTGTTACGGTTCGATGCGGTCACTGCACCAATCTTTTGTCTGTCAACATGCTTGGTCTCCTTCTTCCTACAACTAATCAGCATCACGTTGGTCATTCTTTCTTCACTCCTCACAATCTCCTG GAGGAGATCCGAAGTAGTGCAACAACAAATATGGTAATCAATCAGCCAAACCCAAATAACTCTCTTATGCCTCCTATTCATGGAGGTGCTGAAGATATTCCCAAACCTCCGGTGGTCAATAGAC CTCCGGAGAAGAGACAGCGAGTCCCATCTGCCTACAACCGCTTCATCAA GGACGAAATCCAACGCATCAAAGCTGGAAACCCTGATATTAGTCATAGAGAGGCCTTCAGTGCCGCTGCCAAGAAT TGGGCCCACTTCCCTCACATACATTTCGGACTTATGCCTGATCAACCCGTGAAGAAAACTAACGTGCACCAACAG GAAGGAGAGGAGATGGTGATGAAAGATGGGTTCTTTGCTCCAAAGAACGTGGGTGTTACCCCTTACCAAACAAGTCCAAACTACTGCTAG